The proteins below are encoded in one region of Hemitrygon akajei unplaced genomic scaffold, sHemAka1.3 Scf000052, whole genome shotgun sequence:
- the LOC140721227 gene encoding cell adhesion molecule CEACAM15-like isoform X2, with the protein MSGLAFAALVLCLHITAGESQQFTIIVEHSQINVTAGADALFSVLPSSNVRSGSWIFEGRTVAQWIGQNEILDNEYRSRVELFTSNGSFLLKSVNTADSGEYRVNMVPTNGSQTLATVTLRVTGPGPVTGVAVVTNDSTPLENLDTIALSCDASGTVQTRTWFKDNQPIRENGRIFTSPDRAKLTIISVNRNDVGTYKCIASNSFSSDAGQTYVEVYCKYTAKTDGNCTLGSGAIVGIVLGLLGVGLIGGVSGWLVARKAGGIRDPPQSQYDTSVNSGRKGTLDTNTVNASGNYENLSRIEQGARNKAEDGSSTYMGLVLENQSVYSDLKR; encoded by the exons ATGTCGGGACTGGCCTTCGCAGCTCTCGTTCTTTGTCTCCACATAACggcgg gTGAGTCCCAGCAGTTTACTATTATCGTTGAGCACAGCCAGATAAATGTCACCGCTGGGGCTGATGCGCTTTTTTCAGTCCTGCCGTCGTCCAACGTCAGGAGTGGAAGCTGGATTTTTGAAGGGAGAACAGTCGCCCAGTGGATCGGTCAAAACGAGATTCTAGATAATGAGTACCGATCGCGGGTTGAGTTATTCACCTCCAACGGGTCGTttctgctgaagtcggtgaacACCGCGGACAGCGGGGAATACCGTGTGAATATGGTTCCAACGAATGGCTCCCAAACCTTAGCTACCGTCACTCTGCgtgtcactg GTCCAGGGCCAGTGACAGGGGTTGCCGTGGTGACCAATGATTCCACTCCCCTGGAAAACCTCGATACCATCGCACTGAGTTGTGACGCGTCGGGCACTGTTCAGACACGGACATGGTTCAAGGATAACCAACCCATCCGGGAAAACGGCAGAATATTTACATCTCCCGACAGGGCGAAACTGACTATaatcagtgtgaacagaaacgacgtagggacgtacaagtgcatcgccagcaactctttcagcagtGATGCTGGACAGACCTACGTAGAGGTTTACTGCAAGTACACAG CAAAAACAGATGGCAATTGTACCCTCGGTTCTGGCGCCATCGTGGGCATTGTACTTGGTTTACTTGGCGTGGGCCTGATCGgcggagtcagtggatggttgGTCGCGAGGAAAGCTGGCGG GATCAGAGATCCGCCACAATCCCAATACGACACGAGCGTCAATTCCGGAAGGAAAG GCACCTTGGATACAAACACTGTGAACGCATCGGGAAACTATGAAAATCTCTCAAGGATTGAACAG GGCGCAAGGAACAAGGCAGAAGATGGAAGCTCTACTTATATG GGACTTGTCCTGGAGAACCAATCTGTTTACAGTGATCTGAAGAG ATGA
- the LOC140721227 gene encoding cell adhesion molecule CEACAM7-like isoform X1: MSGLAFAALVLCLHITAGESQQFTIIVEHSQINVTAGADALFSVLPSSNVRSGSWIFEGRTVAQWIGQNEILDNEYRSRVELFTSNGSFLLKSVNTADSGEYRVNMVPTNGSQTLATVTLRVTGPGPVTGVAVVTNDSTPLENLDTIALSCDASGTVQTRTWFKDNQPIRENGRIFTSPDRAKLTIISVNRNDVGTYKCIASNSFSSDAGQTYVEVYCKYTAKTDGNCTLGSGAIVGIVLGLLGVGLIGGVSGWLVARKAGGIRDPPQSQYDTSVNSGRKGTLDTNTVNASGNYENLSRIEQGARNKAEDGSSTYMGLVLENQSVYSDLKSSRTFGLLTCELFPQMTSL; this comes from the exons ATGTCGGGACTGGCCTTCGCAGCTCTCGTTCTTTGTCTCCACATAACggcgg gTGAGTCCCAGCAGTTTACTATTATCGTTGAGCACAGCCAGATAAATGTCACCGCTGGGGCTGATGCGCTTTTTTCAGTCCTGCCGTCGTCCAACGTCAGGAGTGGAAGCTGGATTTTTGAAGGGAGAACAGTCGCCCAGTGGATCGGTCAAAACGAGATTCTAGATAATGAGTACCGATCGCGGGTTGAGTTATTCACCTCCAACGGGTCGTttctgctgaagtcggtgaacACCGCGGACAGCGGGGAATACCGTGTGAATATGGTTCCAACGAATGGCTCCCAAACCTTAGCTACCGTCACTCTGCgtgtcactg GTCCAGGGCCAGTGACAGGGGTTGCCGTGGTGACCAATGATTCCACTCCCCTGGAAAACCTCGATACCATCGCACTGAGTTGTGACGCGTCGGGCACTGTTCAGACACGGACATGGTTCAAGGATAACCAACCCATCCGGGAAAACGGCAGAATATTTACATCTCCCGACAGGGCGAAACTGACTATaatcagtgtgaacagaaacgacgtagggacgtacaagtgcatcgccagcaactctttcagcagtGATGCTGGACAGACCTACGTAGAGGTTTACTGCAAGTACACAG CAAAAACAGATGGCAATTGTACCCTCGGTTCTGGCGCCATCGTGGGCATTGTACTTGGTTTACTTGGCGTGGGCCTGATCGgcggagtcagtggatggttgGTCGCGAGGAAAGCTGGCGG GATCAGAGATCCGCCACAATCCCAATACGACACGAGCGTCAATTCCGGAAGGAAAG GCACCTTGGATACAAACACTGTGAACGCATCGGGAAACTATGAAAATCTCTCAAGGATTGAACAG GGCGCAAGGAACAAGGCAGAAGATGGAAGCTCTACTTATATG GGACTTGTCCTGGAGAACCAATCTGTTTACAGTGATCTGAAGAG CAGCCGCACTTTCGGATTGCTGACGTGTGAATTGTTCCCGCAGATGACGTCACTCTAG